A stretch of Rhodohalobacter mucosus DNA encodes these proteins:
- a CDS encoding NFACT RNA binding domain-containing protein has translation MNNYYALHHLSEYLQSTLAGGRYLFSYSPHKDVWELYLETSQSLKKRLIFSTNSSETALFLDDYRSPKKSNVKTFFDQLSEDKLIKILLAENDRFVTVLFQSGLKLLFLPFGNHPNVFLIQNDRVTEAFKQSIRFEDNPPPSPRAPRKTSPRAAEKDSPRKMILTKYPAFPRHLIDPLISHYEFDDMQAGEVLSITDKIVDAMENRPAFRILEDGNLCLIPESLLPLPTRREFENVNEAIKFAYYKTSSERRLSAKISNLRPKIEHSVKKHEAAIAQLSNAEKGLQRADEYEKFGHILMAHAHESLPAESGSIELPDFYNNNQPVNIPVKPSLSIAENAERYYDKSAKAVRNVEESERRLKTMKKEYKELTELLHSLDSLQRVYEFDDWYSHYEDSLKRLGILSKVQSEAPLPFRKTEIDGFDVWIGKNAKSNDALTTSAHKEDIWLHARGVSGSHVVIRMDNRKEMPPKSVLLKAASAAAWNSKARGSRLAPVIITKRKYVTKPKGAPAGTVRVQREEVEMVKPHKLS, from the coding sequence ATGAATAATTACTACGCATTACACCATTTGTCAGAATACCTCCAAAGCACCCTGGCTGGTGGCAGGTACCTGTTCAGCTATTCTCCACATAAGGATGTATGGGAACTCTATCTGGAGACCTCTCAATCATTAAAAAAAAGGCTGATATTCAGCACAAATTCAAGTGAGACAGCTCTTTTTCTTGATGACTACCGATCTCCTAAAAAGAGTAACGTAAAAACTTTTTTTGATCAACTAAGTGAAGATAAATTAATAAAAATTTTACTGGCAGAGAATGACCGTTTTGTTACCGTTCTGTTTCAGTCGGGGTTAAAACTGCTTTTTTTACCCTTTGGAAACCATCCAAACGTATTTCTCATTCAAAATGACCGCGTTACAGAAGCCTTTAAGCAAAGCATCCGTTTTGAAGATAATCCTCCCCCATCGCCCAGAGCTCCAAGAAAAACATCCCCGCGGGCGGCCGAAAAAGATTCGCCGCGCAAAATGATTTTAACAAAATATCCCGCCTTCCCCCGCCACCTTATTGATCCACTAATCAGTCACTATGAGTTTGATGACATGCAGGCCGGGGAGGTACTGAGCATAACGGATAAGATTGTAGATGCGATGGAAAACAGGCCCGCATTCAGAATTCTTGAAGACGGGAATCTCTGCCTTATTCCGGAATCGCTGTTGCCGTTACCCACACGCAGGGAGTTTGAAAACGTGAACGAAGCGATAAAATTCGCATACTACAAAACATCCTCCGAACGGCGCCTTTCAGCTAAAATCAGCAATCTTCGCCCGAAAATTGAACACTCGGTTAAAAAGCATGAAGCTGCCATTGCACAGCTCTCGAACGCTGAAAAAGGATTGCAACGAGCGGATGAATATGAAAAATTCGGACATATACTGATGGCTCATGCCCATGAATCATTACCTGCTGAGTCTGGGTCCATAGAGCTGCCCGATTTCTACAATAACAATCAGCCGGTAAACATCCCGGTGAAGCCCTCCCTCTCCATTGCTGAAAATGCGGAGAGATATTACGATAAATCCGCCAAGGCTGTTCGAAACGTGGAAGAATCGGAACGAAGGCTGAAAACGATGAAAAAAGAGTATAAAGAACTCACGGAGTTACTGCACTCACTCGATTCACTGCAACGGGTTTACGAGTTTGACGACTGGTACAGCCATTATGAAGATTCGCTGAAACGGCTGGGCATTCTCAGTAAAGTACAAAGCGAAGCCCCGCTTCCATTCAGAAAAACCGAGATTGACGGTTTTGACGTCTGGATCGGGAAAAACGCGAAAAGCAATGATGCCCTTACGACCAGCGCTCATAAAGAAGATATCTGGTTGCACGCAAGGGGTGTGAGCGGTTCACACGTAGTTATCAGAATGGATAACAGAAAAGAGATGCCTCCCAAATCTGTGCTTCTAAAAGCAGCATCTGCCGCCGCTTGGAACTCAAAAGCGAGAGGAAGCAGGCTCGCCCCTGTAATCATTACGAAAAGAAAATACGTAACCAAACCCAAAGGGGCCCCCGCCGGAACTGTACGGGTACAGCGTGAAGAAGTGGAAATGGTGAAGCCTCATAAATTGTCGTGA
- the lysC gene encoding lysine-sensitive aspartokinase 3 has product MPDLLKVAKFGGTSMADLDAMKRCARIVTSDPDKKVIVVSATSGTTNLLSSLFDHVETDQKMEIVDKIRKKHLEICTGLVHSTEVEKAILQVMDSLVALVQNQHMMTPRIQDEILSHGELLSSAIFTGLLKEYDTGEVDTRWLDARKIITTDRSHTKAQPDISAIAGNAEDQLIPHLESVRFVTQGFIGSSPDGTTTTLGRGGSDYSAALFAEAIHADVLEIWTDVTAVYTTDPRVVPAARPITEISFDEAAELSVFGAKVLHPATMVPAVRKNIKVYVGSSMKPQKPGTWIMKDTRSKPVIRAISLRRNQTLVTVKSPDMLHRHGFLAKLFDVLSRHQVSVDLVTTSEVSVSLTVDTDIQSTERDSLNEDVLSELRTFSQVDVEKDLSLVALIGNNLHATSGLSGPVFGLLEDVNVRLICHGASSHNLCFLVSQTSAEKVVQVLHNRFIK; this is encoded by the coding sequence ATGCCTGACCTGCTAAAAGTTGCCAAGTTTGGGGGTACCAGCATGGCCGATCTGGACGCCATGAAACGCTGTGCCCGTATCGTCACTTCCGATCCCGATAAAAAAGTTATTGTTGTCAGTGCCACATCAGGCACCACAAATCTACTGTCCTCACTTTTCGATCATGTTGAGACCGATCAAAAAATGGAAATCGTAGATAAAATTCGCAAAAAACATCTTGAGATTTGCACCGGACTCGTTCACTCAACGGAGGTGGAAAAAGCAATTCTACAGGTGATGGATTCACTGGTCGCATTGGTTCAGAATCAGCATATGATGACACCGCGGATACAGGATGAGATCCTGTCACATGGAGAGCTGCTGTCTTCGGCTATTTTTACGGGACTGCTGAAAGAGTATGATACGGGGGAGGTGGACACCAGGTGGCTGGATGCCAGAAAAATTATTACCACAGATCGGTCGCACACAAAAGCTCAACCCGACATATCTGCGATTGCAGGCAATGCGGAAGATCAACTGATTCCGCATCTTGAATCGGTCCGTTTCGTAACCCAGGGGTTTATTGGGAGTTCCCCCGATGGAACTACAACGACACTTGGGCGGGGCGGGAGTGACTATTCTGCAGCCCTGTTTGCAGAAGCCATACACGCAGATGTACTTGAAATATGGACGGATGTTACGGCAGTGTACACTACAGATCCGCGTGTGGTGCCGGCAGCCAGGCCAATCACTGAAATAAGTTTTGATGAAGCGGCCGAACTTTCCGTTTTTGGAGCGAAAGTTCTTCACCCGGCGACCATGGTTCCTGCTGTCAGGAAGAACATCAAAGTGTATGTGGGGTCAAGCATGAAGCCTCAAAAACCGGGAACATGGATCATGAAAGATACACGCAGCAAGCCGGTAATCCGAGCCATAAGCCTCAGGAGGAATCAGACTCTGGTTACGGTAAAAAGCCCCGACATGCTTCACCGCCACGGATTCCTTGCAAAACTTTTTGATGTATTGTCAAGGCATCAGGTGAGTGTTGACCTTGTTACAACCAGTGAAGTGAGCGTATCGCTGACCGTTGATACGGATATCCAGTCGACTGAACGCGATTCCCTGAACGAGGACGTTTTATCGGAACTTAGAACCTTCAGCCAGGTTGACGTAGAGAAAGACCTTTCGCTTGTTGCACTGATCGGTAATAACCTGCATGCAACCTCAGGGCTTAGCGGACCTGTTTTCGGTTTGCTTGAGGATGTCAACGTAAGGCTCATTTGTCACGGTGCAAGCTCACACAATCTCTGTTTTCTGGTAAGTCAGACAAGTGCGGAAAAAGTGGTTCAGGTACTTCATAATCGTTTCATTAAATAA
- a CDS encoding dihydrodipicolinate reductase C-terminal domain-containing protein, whose amino-acid sequence MKISVIGTGKTGSSVAELLGGDAVCFNRSNPPDAEKVSNTDAAIVFVPPDAAAEISDVLLEAAIPSVWGTTGYAWPENLPDRVKDANSRWIIGSNFSMGMNLIRKALRMLGSGSSLLDDAEFHIHEVHHKEKKDAPSGTALSWQEWLGQDAHISSDRQGDVKGIHSLHIKTKYESITLKHEAHSRKLFAEGAVWAAKYLLRHPHIDPGVYTFASIFDKAYRGGL is encoded by the coding sequence ATGAAAATTTCAGTAATTGGAACCGGAAAAACGGGAAGTTCCGTAGCCGAACTTCTGGGCGGAGATGCCGTCTGTTTTAACCGGTCAAATCCGCCGGATGCAGAGAAGGTCTCGAATACGGACGCTGCGATCGTATTTGTGCCGCCGGATGCCGCAGCCGAAATCTCGGATGTACTGCTCGAAGCAGCCATTCCGTCCGTCTGGGGAACCACGGGTTATGCATGGCCGGAAAATTTACCGGATCGCGTTAAAGATGCCAATTCAAGATGGATTATCGGTTCCAATTTCAGCATGGGAATGAACCTGATCCGAAAAGCACTTCGGATGCTCGGCAGCGGAAGCAGCCTGCTCGATGATGCAGAATTTCATATTCATGAAGTTCATCATAAAGAAAAAAAAGATGCACCCAGCGGAACGGCATTATCGTGGCAGGAGTGGCTGGGTCAGGATGCACATATTTCATCCGACAGGCAGGGTGATGTAAAAGGTATTCATTCTCTTCACATCAAAACCAAATATGAATCCATAACATTAAAGCATGAGGCGCATTCACGCAAATTATTTGCAGAAGGAGCCGTTTGGGCAGCTAAATATCTGCTCAGACATCCGCATATTGATCCCGGTGTATACACCTTCGCATCCATTTTTGATAAAGCATACAGGGGAGGTTTGTGA
- the dapA gene encoding 4-hydroxy-tetrahydrodipicolinate synthase, which yields MTDSPVLWTALITPFHEDGSVDEQTLVKLAELQNKSGNGILLAGSTGEGLALTHDEKRQITELVCNLGLNVPIMAGVGGFNLKEQTSWIKECNRIGVDAFLLVTPLYARPGIEGQTEWFMKLMDAAEKPCMVYNIPSRTGVKMPVQVLKNIRNHNRFWAVKEASGSISDYLEFSETCPDVPLFSGDDGLLPFFSAAGCSGLVSVAANVWPMETGLYVKKCLERNTEDLFPVWKRASAALFTAPNPVPVKALMKEKGIIPRIQLRPPLSEKDLSGISVLNAADMNVAEWYKENTE from the coding sequence ATGACTGACTCACCCGTTCTTTGGACCGCACTTATCACCCCGTTTCATGAAGATGGGTCGGTTGACGAACAGACTCTTGTAAAACTTGCAGAATTGCAGAATAAATCCGGAAACGGAATTCTGCTGGCCGGCAGTACGGGCGAGGGACTGGCATTGACGCATGATGAAAAACGGCAAATTACAGAACTCGTATGCAATCTTGGGCTCAACGTTCCGATTATGGCCGGAGTGGGTGGATTTAACCTGAAAGAACAAACAAGCTGGATAAAAGAGTGTAACCGGATTGGAGTGGACGCATTTTTGCTGGTTACCCCTCTCTATGCAAGACCGGGTATTGAAGGCCAGACAGAGTGGTTTATGAAACTTATGGACGCTGCAGAAAAACCGTGTATGGTCTACAACATTCCATCGCGGACGGGGGTTAAGATGCCTGTCCAGGTTCTGAAGAATATACGGAATCATAACCGTTTTTGGGCTGTTAAGGAGGCGAGCGGAAGCATCAGCGACTATCTGGAGTTTAGCGAAACCTGCCCTGATGTACCTCTTTTCAGTGGTGATGATGGCCTGCTCCCCTTTTTCTCAGCTGCAGGCTGCAGCGGACTGGTTTCTGTTGCTGCCAATGTTTGGCCCATGGAAACCGGGCTCTATGTTAAAAAATGCCTGGAGCGGAATACGGAAGATCTGTTTCCTGTATGGAAAAGAGCGTCCGCAGCCCTTTTTACCGCACCCAATCCGGTACCGGTAAAGGCGCTGATGAAAGAGAAAGGCATTATTCCGCGCATTCAACTCAGGCCGCCGCTGTCGGAAAAGGATTTGTCCGGTATTTCAGTTTTAAATGCTGCCGATATGAATGTTGCGGAGTGGTATAAAGAGAATACAGAATAA
- a CDS encoding 2,3,4,5-tetrahydropyridine-2,6-dicarboxylate N-succinyltransferase codes for MSWKEILDKLESGEIRAAEPEGEGWKANVEVKQGILDAFREGKNVNYGGIYEGFVDKSNIPPRMFEAEDGVRLVPGGSSVRRGAYVAKSVIIMPPAYVNIGAYVDEGSMIDSHALVGSCAQIGRNVHLSAGVQIGGVLEPVGLSPVVIEDDCFIGAGSVIVEGILVKKGAVIAPGVTLSKSVPVYDCVNERLLGKGSPVPKRAVVIPGSRPINNEWAKSQGLSAQCPVIIKYRDEGSDASLELETALR; via the coding sequence ATGAGCTGGAAAGAGATTCTGGATAAGCTGGAAAGCGGTGAAATACGCGCTGCTGAACCTGAAGGTGAAGGTTGGAAAGCCAATGTGGAAGTGAAGCAGGGTATTCTGGACGCATTCAGGGAGGGTAAAAATGTTAACTATGGTGGAATCTATGAGGGTTTCGTAGACAAGAGCAACATTCCTCCCAGAATGTTCGAGGCAGAAGATGGAGTACGGCTTGTTCCGGGAGGTTCCTCCGTACGAAGAGGCGCCTACGTGGCAAAAAGTGTTATCATCATGCCGCCCGCCTACGTCAATATCGGCGCATACGTTGATGAGGGATCAATGATCGACAGTCATGCGCTGGTCGGCTCCTGTGCACAAATCGGCAGAAATGTCCATCTTTCAGCGGGAGTACAGATTGGCGGTGTTTTAGAACCCGTGGGCCTGAGTCCCGTCGTGATTGAAGACGATTGTTTTATTGGTGCAGGTTCGGTTATTGTGGAGGGTATACTGGTGAAAAAAGGAGCTGTAATCGCACCGGGAGTAACGCTCTCAAAGTCGGTTCCGGTTTATGACTGTGTAAATGAAAGGCTGCTTGGAAAAGGGTCACCTGTACCCAAACGTGCGGTAGTGATTCCGGGGTCACGTCCAATCAATAACGAATGGGCAAAATCGCAAGGTTTATCTGCTCAGTGTCCTGTTATTATTAAATATAGAGATGAAGGAAGTGATGCATCGCTGGAGCTTGAAACTGCACTCCGATAA
- a CDS encoding single-stranded DNA-binding protein — MSSLNKAMVIGRLGADPDVRYTQSNTAVATMSVATTERYKDRNGELQENTEWHRIVAWGRLAEICQQYLKKGSLVYFEGPIQTREWEDKEGQKRYTTEIKALNMQMLDSRGDSGGSSAPASKSNRPAKETVEIDDSFDDMDDDLPF; from the coding sequence ATGAGTTCATTAAACAAGGCAATGGTTATAGGAAGGCTTGGTGCAGACCCGGATGTGCGGTACACACAATCCAACACCGCTGTGGCTACCATGAGTGTGGCTACAACGGAAAGATATAAAGACCGTAACGGAGAGCTGCAGGAAAATACTGAATGGCACAGAATTGTAGCGTGGGGCCGACTGGCTGAGATTTGCCAGCAGTATCTCAAAAAAGGATCTTTGGTTTACTTTGAAGGCCCTATTCAAACACGAGAGTGGGAAGATAAAGAAGGCCAAAAGCGGTATACCACTGAGATTAAGGCATTGAACATGCAGATGCTCGACAGCCGGGGTGACTCGGGCGGAAGCAGTGCACCGGCATCAAAAAGCAACAGGCCGGCGAAAGAGACTGTAGAGATAGACGACAGTTTTGACGATATGGACGATGACCTGCCTTTTTAA
- a CDS encoding hemolysin family protein, with protein MEKKDEPPSTRSGLSLLFIPAFIIAASGAQAIVMSELAVQTALMIIGLVLSATYSGSEVAFFSLVNQIDKLNTDGDFGKKDTRILKMLQKPRKLLATILIGNTFANIVSSVLAAVITGKIVAYYGFPAAIVYTVEIVVLTFMILILSEITPKIIAINNPLKVSRSMSGFIYANFILFTPVSKLIAESTMSLEKSLPKPNIRMTAEDLKTMAEMSEQEGSLKGDEREIIENVIEFGNITVREIMTSRVNIVAVPVTAGLPEVLELIQEKGLSRMPLFENDLDNIMGVIYSKDILPYINTELIDSPINWKTIARKALFIPATKKLDDLLRDFQQEKTHIAIVVDEYGGTEGIVTLDDILEEIVGDIGDEYDEQEEKLFTKFKNGVYIFDAKIDLDDLDEILGTEISTDEDEYETLGGLVYHLTERIPNVGERLNYKNLELTVHSVKNNRVKKLRVKPDFTIQAKPDKRQDEGI; from the coding sequence TTGGAAAAAAAAGACGAGCCTCCGAGTACGAGGTCGGGATTAAGCTTATTGTTTATCCCGGCATTCATTATTGCGGCCAGCGGCGCACAAGCCATAGTGATGTCAGAACTCGCCGTTCAAACCGCTCTTATGATTATCGGATTGGTATTGAGTGCAACATACTCGGGATCTGAAGTGGCATTCTTCTCCCTTGTCAATCAGATCGATAAACTGAATACGGATGGTGATTTTGGGAAGAAAGACACCCGCATTCTCAAAATGCTCCAAAAACCGAGAAAGCTGCTGGCCACTATCCTGATCGGAAATACATTTGCGAATATTGTTAGCTCCGTTCTGGCTGCGGTGATAACCGGTAAAATTGTGGCCTATTATGGATTTCCCGCCGCGATAGTGTATACCGTTGAGATTGTGGTTCTCACCTTTATGATTCTGATTCTGAGCGAAATCACACCAAAAATAATTGCAATCAATAACCCGCTGAAGGTGTCGCGGAGTATGAGCGGATTTATCTATGCCAATTTTATTCTGTTTACCCCTGTTTCGAAACTGATTGCAGAAAGCACAATGAGCCTTGAGAAGTCTCTGCCTAAACCCAATATCAGAATGACGGCAGAAGACCTTAAAACAATGGCGGAAATGAGTGAACAGGAGGGGTCTCTGAAAGGTGATGAAAGGGAAATAATTGAGAATGTGATTGAGTTCGGAAACATTACCGTTCGTGAGATAATGACATCCCGCGTCAATATTGTGGCGGTTCCGGTTACCGCAGGCCTTCCTGAAGTACTGGAGCTCATACAGGAGAAGGGTCTGTCAAGAATGCCCTTATTTGAAAATGACCTGGACAATATTATGGGCGTAATTTATTCCAAAGACATACTGCCTTATATCAACACAGAGTTGATTGATAGCCCTATTAACTGGAAAACCATTGCCAGAAAGGCACTTTTTATTCCGGCAACGAAAAAGCTCGACGATCTTTTAAGAGATTTTCAGCAGGAAAAAACACACATTGCCATCGTTGTGGATGAATACGGCGGAACAGAGGGGATTGTAACCCTCGATGATATTCTGGAAGAGATTGTGGGGGATATTGGCGATGAATATGATGAACAGGAAGAGAAACTGTTTACCAAATTTAAAAACGGCGTTTATATTTTTGATGCCAAAATCGACCTCGATGATCTCGATGAAATTCTTGGAACAGAAATTTCAACGGATGAGGATGAATACGAAACCCTTGGGGGATTGGTCTATCATCTCACAGAGCGAATTCCAAATGTAGGTGAGAGGCTCAATTACAAAAACCTTGAGCTTACCGTACATTCGGTGAAAAATAACCGTGTAAAAAAACTTCGCGTGAAACCGGATTTTACCATACAAGCCAAACCTGATAAAAGGCAGGATGAAGGCATCTGA
- the murB gene encoding UDP-N-acetylmuramate dehydrogenase, whose translation MKASELPEKGKPKIKHRVSLRPFNTLSVEATAETFIEILEKEDLQTLYREGFFRKFDPFILGGGSNVLFRDNPSRPVLKISLKGIDIVAENDSSVQVRAGAGDVWHDLVEFAVQRGYGGIENLALIPGTVGAAPIQNIGAYGSEIEQVFSSLEFFDVQEGTFRSFTREECHFGYRDSIFKRDLRGRAIVTSVTLNLTKKDHNLITDYYSLTQRLREKGIEDPGIRDIFDAVVFIRKSKLPDPKEIGNAGSFFKNPVIPRDQFKQIQRNHPDIPFFEAAEGYIKVPAGWLIEQCEWKGKKVGKTGTYEHQALVIVNHGSASGKEIYQLAERIQSSVFEKFGIALTPEVNIVG comes from the coding sequence ATGAAGGCATCTGAGTTACCCGAAAAAGGTAAGCCGAAAATAAAACACCGGGTCAGTCTGCGCCCATTCAATACCCTCAGTGTGGAGGCCACTGCAGAGACCTTCATCGAGATTCTTGAAAAAGAGGATCTTCAGACTCTCTATCGTGAAGGTTTTTTCAGGAAATTTGACCCGTTTATCCTGGGAGGCGGCAGTAACGTGCTGTTCAGGGATAATCCTTCCCGGCCGGTTCTGAAAATCTCGCTGAAAGGAATCGACATCGTGGCAGAAAATGACAGCAGTGTTCAGGTTCGGGCCGGTGCCGGTGACGTGTGGCATGACCTGGTTGAGTTTGCCGTACAGAGAGGATATGGCGGGATTGAAAATCTGGCACTTATTCCCGGCACAGTGGGGGCCGCCCCCATTCAGAATATTGGAGCCTATGGTTCAGAAATTGAACAGGTATTCAGCTCTCTTGAGTTTTTTGACGTGCAGGAGGGCACTTTCAGAAGCTTTACCCGCGAGGAGTGTCATTTTGGGTACCGTGACAGCATTTTTAAGCGTGATTTGAGAGGAAGGGCCATTGTTACCTCGGTTACGCTGAATCTTACGAAGAAAGATCATAACCTGATTACGGACTATTACTCACTTACACAACGTCTCAGGGAAAAAGGAATTGAAGATCCGGGAATAAGAGATATTTTTGATGCGGTTGTTTTCATCCGGAAATCCAAACTGCCCGACCCGAAAGAGATCGGAAATGCAGGAAGCTTCTTTAAAAATCCTGTGATACCCCGCGATCAGTTTAAGCAGATTCAGAGAAATCATCCGGACATTCCCTTTTTTGAAGCTGCGGAAGGGTACATAAAAGTGCCGGCCGGCTGGCTTATTGAACAGTGTGAGTGGAAGGGAAAAAAAGTAGGTAAAACAGGCACGTACGAGCACCAGGCTCTGGTTATCGTAAATCATGGTTCCGCTTCAGGAAAGGAAATTTATCAGCTTGCAGAGAGAATACAGTCCTCCGTATTCGAGAAGTTTGGCATTGCACTCACACCGGAGGTTAACATTGTGGGTTAA